CTTACCTAAGACACCTAAGGAGAAAGTTTCATCTACAAATAatctaaatttatatttgttcTTTAAACGAGTCAATTGTGGTAGAGGAGCTAAATCTCCAGAGTTATGGAATAAACCTTCAGTAACAATGAATTTTCTTGGGATGGCAggtaatttttctaatttttcactttcattcaattcaatCAATAGGTTTTCCAAAGATTCCATATCATTAtgtttgaaataataaatggtAGATCTACTCAATTGTAAAGCATTTTGGATGGATAAAGAGACTTGATCATCAGCTACGATCAAATCACCACGCTTGGTAAAAGCTGGGATAACAGAGGCAGCTACACAGAAATCTTGACCGTATAACACAGCACCTTCGGTACCGAAGAATTCTGCCAATTTATATTCTGTAGTATAATGGGCATCTTGATTCCCATAAAACCCTGCAGGACCACATGCACCAACCCCGTAATTTTCCACCGTTTGTTTGGCAACATCCAATACTTGTGGCAAAGAAGAGATTTGTAGGAAATTATGAGAAGTTAGATTCAAGACGTTTTTATAAAActctttattatcatctctggaaatatttataaaaggTTGTTTCAAACTTTTTGTATCATCAGTAACGGTATCAATAACAGGGATACTTTGTAATCTCCAACGTTGTTCCTCGAGAATAGAGGCGTCCACTAGAGGTTCTGGTTCCCAATCTTCAatcaaatcattaatttctCTTTCACTTAACAATAATTTGGAATCATTTAAGATGTATGATTTCTTGGTTCTCTTTGGTTTGGCCAACCAGTATAAGATCCCATATACGATCAACCCTATTTCGACAGCAGCTCTATATGGATCATCATGTATggattttttaatataagtCAACAGCTGAGTACCTCCTGGTATATGAATCAATAATAGAGTTAAAAGTGATGACAATTGGCACCCTAACTTGGCGATGAAATGAGGCACAGGAACAGGAATGGAGTTTGGCAAAGTAGAGGCAACAGCATCGATCGATGCAGCAGCAACCATTTCTTCAGGTATAGTGAGATTCTCCATGGGAATATTAATGTGACTAGATGTGttgttgattttttcttgactattattttgtttctGTGTGGGGGGGGGGCGACTGAGGCGTGAgaatttgtatttatttgacAATAATTCTGCTATATCAATTGCTTTAAGGGCcctttatttctttatttatatgGGTTCTATAACTAATTACCTTGTataatgatatatatatatattattttgttttcttgtatatatatatatagatatatatatatatgtaagCATAGACATATATgtaagatatatatatatatttatcaagaCACTGtattctatattttatattttttttcaattcgCTATagttattttgattattcaCTCCCGAAATTTTCATCGcgaataaataaaagtaatcAAGAAAATAGGAGGTTTCTCCGAGTTGGTCATCGTTTGAAATCTCCGTTACAATTACGGCAATTCACGGCATTTTACACGAAGAGGGCTTTAGAAATTGTTACGTTCGTGCCACATTTCCATGCGTGTCACTAATTCGAGAGGGCCAGTATGTGTTGTTATTACGAGTGATACTTATTCCTTTACGATTGTTCAATTGTTTGTATAATGTTATTTGCTTCTATATGTTTGGAAAAACTACACAACGAAATAGACTTTTATCGATTGAAAACTCTGTAGACAGACAGGGACAAATATGACTATACGTAAACAGATGCATGTACCTAAAACAGGCAAATACAGAGCACAAAACATGCTATGATACTGGTGCTTGACATGtaattatatatgtatatataagcATATGTACTTATACTTGTGCTTTTTTCGTTGTATTAAATAAACACACATAAATAAGCTACCATAAATATTGATAgtctttttttgttttctaaCTTTCACATTTTCAAGGCCGAGCTTTTCCGCTTTGGGCAAAAAGCCGAGAAAAAAACTGCCCGGAGAATTTACCCGCTTTTCGCAGCAATTTCTGGCCCCTTGTTAATTTGACCCTCGGGGTAACGATGAGCCATATATAAGGGATGAGGACAATTCTAAAACAGAATTCAATCACCataaaacaattacaaAGCCGTCAAGACTAACAATACTAAGCAATTGTAAGAAACAATGAAACAAAGTACTGCTTTATTGTTGGCATTATCAGCTGCTGCAAGCTCACAAGCAAATATTTTACCTAAAAATATCCCTCAGGACAACCAAGTCATCATTGATCATTTGGATTCTCAAAGTCAAGGAAATTATGGGTTACGTGAAAAATTAGGGATTCCTTTTTAGGTTGGAAACCAGCTAATTCCATCTGGGATAAATTACACTCGTACACTGACGATGGCGAAGACTTCAGTGACGTTTTACCTTTCAACATGCCGTCGAAAATCGAGGAGCTGAAGAACAGTTTTAGAAGATTCAAAAAATCAGAATTGATCAACCAGGACTTCAAATGGGACAACGTAGTCACTTTGGATGAGACTTCTGTGGCTGCTCAGAATATTGATTCGgcaaattatcaattgcGTGTCAATAAGATCAATGATCCTTCCAAATTGGGCATCGACCCAGGGGTCAACCAATACTCTGGTTATTTGGATATCAAAGATGAGGACAAgcatttcttttattggTTCTTCGAAAGTAGAAACGATCCAAAGAATGACCCTGTTATTCTATGGTTGAACGGTGGCCCAGGTTGTTCATCCATGACTGGGCTATTTTTCGAATTGGGTCCTGCTTCTATCAATGAAGATTTGAAACCTATCAACAACCCATACTCTTGGAACCAAAACGCCTCAGTCATCTTTTTAGATCAACCAGTCAACGTCGGTTATTCTTATTTGGGTGAAAATGGAAAACATCCTGTCTCAAACACCTATGCTGCTGGTAAAGATGTCTATGCCTTTTTACAATTGTTTTTCAAACAATTCCCAGAATTTTCAGAAAATCAATCCTTCCATATTGCTGGTGAATCCTACGCAGGCCATTATATCCCAGTATTTGCTGAGGAAATCTTATCACATCCTGCagaagaaagaaatttcaaCCTATCTTCTGTCTTGATTGGTAATGGGTTGACCGATCCTTTGACtcaatattcttattatcaACCTATGGCTTGTGGTGAAGGTGGTGCTCCTCCTTCTTTGGATGAACAACAATGTGATGCCATGGAAAGATCCTTGGATCGTTGTTTGGCAATGATTAACCAATGTTATCAAAGTGAAAGTGTTTGGTCTTGTGTCCCAGCTTCCATCTATTGTAATAATGCTCAATTGGGTCCATACCAAAGAACAGGGAAAAACGTCTACGATGTTAGAAAGCCTTGTGAAGGTGGTAACTTGTGCTACCCACAATTGCAATACGTTGAcgattatttgaatcaaaaGAAAGTCATTGATACCGTAGGTGCTGAAGTAACAAGTTTCGAAAGTtgtaattttgatattaatagaaatttCTTATTCCAAGGTGATTGGATGAAACCTTATCAAAGAGAAGTCACCAAATTGTTAGATGACCATGGCTTACCAGTATTGATCTACGCCGGTGATAAAGATTTCATCTGTAATTGGTTGGGTAATCAAGCTTGGACTGAAGCTTTGCCATGGGAATACACTCAAGAATTTAACGAAGCAAAGACCAAGAAATGGTTGAGCGACAGCACAGGTGAACATATCGGTGACTACAAaacttttgataaattatctttCCTAAGAGTGTTTGAGGCTGGTCATATGGTTCCTTATGATCAACCAGAAAACTCTTTACAAATGGTCAATTCATGGATTCAAGATGGCTATAAGTTTATGGAATatgataaataaaagtaCTAGTCtgtatttatatatcttctttttttagaCTCTATGCAGTATGATATGTCcttcttttcaataatgaTTCTTTGATAACGatttagttttattttttttttttattattttttattttaatttttagtttttacTGTCTTTTTGCATACCCCTATTATCTATGCATTGCTTTCTTGTGCTTACCCCTATTTGCAATCCGTTTCATCAACAGTATTTAGATTAACCTGcagaattttttatatagatTTTCTAACTATGCTTCCTATTAGATCTAAAGGTTATTCACAGTGCAATTGCTTAATCATGCATTGAGACTTCTATTTAAGCAGAATAAATTCTTGATATCATGTAGCAAGTGGTAGCGCCGTCTATTTCGCTTATTTTTTCCCATAATTAAAGGagagaaattaaaaaaaataaaaaaatatatactagctgaaaagagaaaaataaaagaatcGTTACTTGAAAgtattaaatttcaaattattaaatttcaattacGGTCTTTAAATATTAGCTATTCTCTTAAAGaattatactttttttttttcattatacGTATAACATAGATACAGGTATATATTACACTTgtattgatttaaaaatatatcagttccaatttcatttttcataCCTATACACatctgattttttttatttatttttcaataaaagtaaataatcaaaagaaaataaaaaaaataattaaacaaaaattaaaagaagatataaaaataaatatttttcccacatatatttgaatatatattatgcCAAGACGTGTGACTCAAGTAAaacatttattattctatATATCAATTGCATTGACTTTGATGGCAGCAATTGAATGGTTTAAATACGGTACAAAGATCAATTATGAATGGTTCCATTGTAGAACTCAAATAGAATTCATGGACTATGTAGACTCAGGAAAGTCTTCAACTGTTAGAAAGATTTGGTCCCGTGGTGGTCCATCCTGTGATAAAAGAGGTGAGTTCAAAACTATCGTAAAGAGGATCTCAAGAGATTATGAACCAAATGACCAACATTTATCCTTCTGCATTATCGAAAATGAGCATGTAAAACCAGTACATTATCCTGTTGAAGATGTTAATGAAGGCGATCCAGGTTATTATGCTTATGTAGGGtatgatgaagataaagaaCTGGTTGAATATTTATGTGGTGATCATTTGGTTTATCATATTTAGTGAATTCCTAATATTTCGAAACATTTTACTTCATTATATTAACGAAatagataaatataaatgcaaatttaaatatactaaataaattcaaaaaaaaaaaaacacgAACAAAAACAAGTAAAGTCATTACATTTAATTACAgcttaaaataattaatatatatacataaaaTACATAAGTATATagttgaaattatttgtaCAATCATATTAATCAATTACCTTCTTGCTTAATGTCAGAGTTATGGTTAATAGAATTCCTACTACTATACATTGGACATGATTTATTAGTTCTAATATGACCGATTTGACCACATGTAGCGCATCTTCTATTGgtattcttatttttggGTTTCCGtactttattattggtattagCAGTGGTAGTAGTTCCAATAGTAGAAGTTGGCGAACTAACATTGTTTTCCATTGTAGCACTATtcatattgttattattaatactatcatttaaattaatgtTACTAGATGATTCCATTAAAGTTGTACTTGATACACCACCATGAAGGTTCGTCATTGATGGAGATGATGTAGCTATattgtcattattattcgCTCCAATGGCCGCATccttattttctttattattttttttagattttctAGCCATCCTTCTTTGTTGAGATTTTTCTAATGTATCTAATTCGTTTTGTAACATCGCCTTCTTTAATTCCCTTGCTTCATCATTCTCATAATTCGTTTGTGTTAATATTTGTTCCACTGTTAAatctttcttttgtttaatttttttaataattaaatatgcATTAATTATTCTAGGATCTCTAATCATTACTGTTTCTCTTTGGATAACACCATTACTGTCTCTTAACTTTCtagtaatttttaatatcttatTATCCTCTCTCTTAGATTTcacatttttattagtcTTATTTACTTCATTTGGGTtatctaattcttcaaatggATTTGTTACCGACAGACTCTTTGTATGAACGTACcatgtttttttaatctctTGGTTATAAAGACTTTGTTGTTGGGCAACATTATAGGTATGACCAGAATTCGAACCACTACCATTTGATTTAGTATTATctgttttaataaatccACCTTTCATAGATgtctttaaaaatgaaaaaccTTCTCCACAACCTGTGGGATCACCTGCACCATGTATTTGTAACATTGCTCTTAATTGAGTGGcactaataaaatttttagtaGAATTCCACggtaataaattttcttctaaattAACTAATTTCCTATCAAAGTTAAACAATTCATTATCTTGTTTAAATTGTAAACCTTGACCCATTGATTCAACTT
This DNA window, taken from Henningerozyma blattae CBS 6284 chromosome 3, complete genome, encodes the following:
- the LIP1 gene encoding sphingosine N-acyltransferase subunit LIP1 (similar to Saccharomyces cerevisiae LIP1 (YMR298W); ancestral locus Anc_5.26) translates to MPRRVTQVKHLLFYISIALTLMAAIEWFKYGTKINYEWFHCRTQIEFMDYVDSGKSSTVRKIWSRGGPSCDKRGEFKTIVKRISRDYEPNDQHLSFCIIENEHVKPVHYPVEDVNEGDPGYYAYVGYDEDKELVEYLCGDHLVYHI
- the LCB1 gene encoding serine C-palmitoyltransferase LCB1 (similar to Saccharomyces cerevisiae LCB1 (YMR296C); ancestral locus Anc_5.28), producing the protein MVAAASIDAVASTLPNSIPVPVPHFIAKLGCQLSSLLTLLLIHIPGGTQLLTYIKKSIHDDPYRAAVEIGLIVYGILYWLAKPKRTKKSYILNDSKLLLSEREINDLIEDWEPEPLVDASILEEQRWRLQSIPVIDTVTDDTKSLKQPFINISRDDNKEFYKNVLNLTSHNFLQISSLPQVLDVAKQTVENYGVGACGPAGFYGNQDAHYTTEYKLAEFFGTEGAVLYGQDFCVAASVIPAFTKRGDLIVADDQVSLSIQNALQLSRSTIYYFKHNDMESLENLLIELNESEKLEKLPAIPRKFIVTEGLFHNSGDLAPLPQLTRLKNKYKFRLFVDETFSLGVLGKTGRGLSEHFNMDRSSSIDITVGSMATAFGSSGGFVLGDHIMTFHQHIGSNAYCFSASLPAYTVLTLTKVLEIMDQDNSAVNKVQVLSKMLHDFFITDDQLSKFVEVTSDEQSPVLHFRLNQSFRDLIFHYSMDSLFETIIKFQQKNSTTRFIENFENEEKFLQKIVDKALIKHNILISRNTIVMKHESLPCLPSLKICVNANISEKILVDALANIKESILHCCQELVPKN
- the PRC1 gene encoding carboxypeptidase C PRC1 (similar to Saccharomyces cerevisiae PRC1 (YMR297W); ancestral locus Anc_5.27); amino-acid sequence: MPSKIEELKNSFRRFKKSELINQDFKWDNVVTLDETSVAAQNIDSANYQLRVNKINDPSKLGIDPGVNQYSGYLDIKDEDKHFFYWFFESRNDPKNDPVILWLNGGPGCSSMTGLFFELGPASINEDLKPINNPYSWNQNASVIFLDQPVNVGYSYLGENGKHPVSNTYAAGKDVYAFLQLFFKQFPEFSENQSFHIAGESYAGHYIPVFAEEILSHPAEERNFNLSSVLIGNGLTDPLTQYSYYQPMACGEGGAPPSLDEQQCDAMERSLDRCLAMINQCYQSESVWSCVPASIYCNNAQLGPYQRTGKNVYDVRKPCEGGNLCYPQLQYVDDYLNQKKVIDTVGAEVTSFESCNFDINRNFLFQGDWMKPYQREVTKLLDDHGLPVLIYAGDKDFICNWLGNQAWTEALPWEYTQEFNEAKTKKWLSDSTGEHIGDYKTFDKLSFLRVFEAGHMVPYDQPENSLQMVNSWIQDGYKFMEYDK